Sequence from the Gloeocapsopsis dulcis genome:
GGCGATAGGGCCACAGTGCCTTACGGAGAGCCTGCCAGATCTTGTTATCTTTGACTCCTTGCTCGGACAAATACTTTGCTAGCCAATTCAAAAAAACTAGTCGGACGGAATGGTATTGTCCTGCCTTCGTCACCATAGAACTGCAAGAATCTGGGTGCAGTCGATACCTATCCCAACACTCACTCGCCACGAATACAGATTCCTTGAGGTACACCTTAGTCAAAAAGGCTTGATCTTCATACATCTGGTACATACCCCGAAAGTCTTCCTCGAATCCCCCTATCCGTTCCACCATCTCACGGCGTAGTAGAAGATCGGAGGGGCAAGGTGCACTAGCTTTTCCTAAGGGATAGCAGGCAGTTAGCAGCGTTGGCGGCTTGAATAAAGTGTTGACCTGGACACCCAGATCTGGTACAGAGTCGCGTTGAATATCTTCAGGTTTCTCTGTCCAGCTGTACCAATATTGAGTAGAACCATACACCATAGCGGCCTCGGGCTGTGACTCCAGGATTGCCACTTGCTGTTCCAATTTGTGAGGTAACCACACGTCATCAGCGTCCAAGAAGGCAATATATTTGCCTTTGGCATTGCGGATACCCAGGTTGCGCGTCGCACTCATGCCATGATTCTGATGACCATCGTGCTCTAAATAGCGCACTTTTTCTGGGTGTTTTGTTGCATAGCACCGAGCAATGGCAGTACTACTGTCACTTGAGCCATCGTCCACCAACAACAGTTCCCAGTGGTCATAAGTCTGAGCGAATATGCTCTCTATGGCTTCTTGAATGAACTTCTCAGCGTTTAAGAAAATCACGATCGCAGAGACTAATGGCTTGCTGTTCATCTGATTTCCCTGCTACTAACATTCAACTTGAGGTGTAGAATCTCCCAGAAGATAAAAGTGCTCATGAGCATTGCCGCCGAATTTGTTCAATACGTGCTAAAGAGCGGGAATATTCTCCCAAAAGCCCAACAACGCCGCCCCATAGTTCCGCTAAAACTATGTCTGGAGGCAAGATATAACGACCTATCAAACTTTTCAGCAGGCGGCGCAACTGATCCTTGAACCACCAGCCTACAAGACGGCGCCACTTAAAGCGTTGGGGTGGATCGCTCTGATAAGACTTGACGGCAAAAGCCATGAAGCCCATACCCCAACTCCGGTAATATTGGCAGCGCAGTTTTTGATATTCCTGACGATGTTGGTGAAAAACTAAATATTGAGGTTCATATACCAGCGGGTAGTCAGCCCTAATTACTCGGTAAAAAATATCCAAGTCACCGCCGCCTGGAAGAGGAGTTCCTGTATCGAGAGCCTCATCAAATCCGCCTAAGTTTTGTAAAATCTCTCGGCGAAAGGCCATGTTGCATCCAACTCCGAAGGCTCCGGCACCGCAAGGGTACATATAATAGCCAGGTAAGGTTTGCCCATAACGGATTTTCTCAAAACCATTGCGAAAGCCCCCACTTTGTTCTGACAGAATTTGCGCTTTTGTGGTCAACTCGTAGGGTAGAACTTGACCAGTGAAAGCTGCCGCATCTGGATTTTCTACCCATGCTTCCATGAGTCCTGCCAGCCATCTGCGGTCTACTGTCACATCATCATCAAGGAAAGCTAAAATTTCCCCAGTTGCTTCCTGCAGGGCACGATTGCGAGCAAAGTTCAGACCTGGTTTAGGTTCTCGAACGTAGTGCATGCTTGGTAGTGAGGCGACTAATTCTTTGGTTCTTTCATCAGCAGGAGCATTATCGACAACCAAAATTTCAAAGCAATACGAAGCTCCTGATCCAGGCTTTTGTAGGTTCAGTAAAGATTTTAGGCAGCGAGCCAGGTTTTCAGGACGATCCTTGGTACAAATAGCAACCGTTAGCGAGGGGAGGGGAGTCGCAGTCGCAGGAGGAACTAGTTCCTCTCGGATGCTTTCCTGGAGTAGTTTGGTTCCAACTTCCCGGCTGATTAATTGAGCTAATTCTTTGGGGGCGATCGCACTTTTTGCTGGTAGTGCTTTCATCAAAAAACCGATTGGTCTATCTTTGCGCCGCAGGATCAAAGCAATGCCTGTATCGCTCTCAGGAACGCAGAGGGTGGGTAGGGGTTGTGTAACTTCGATTTCCGTAATGGTATAGGGCATAGGAGACACACTTGGCTTTTTTAAGTCAGCGCACTGCGGTATTGTAGTTGATAGAGCTTGGCAAACAGTCCATTGAGTTTTAGCAAATGCTGTAAACTGCCTTGTTCAACGACTCGTCCCTCCTCTAGCACCACAATCTGATCGGCCTGTTCAATCGTGGATAAGCGATGGGCGATCGCAATCACTGTACGATCTTGACTAAAGGTGTTGATTGCCTTCTGGATCAGGTGCTCTGAGACACTATCGAGCGCATTAGTAGCTTCATCCAGAATCAGGATTTCTGGGTTACGTAAAATGGCACGCGCTAGGGCAATACGCTGTCGCTGTCCGCCTGAAAGTCGAATCCCCTGGTCGCCTACTTGGGTATCGTAGCCCTGAGGAAGATTGCTGATAAATTCCTGGGCATGGGCTTGTCTAGCCGCAGCTATAATTTCGTCTTCTGTCGCCTCCAATCGACCATAAGCGATGTTCTCCCGCACGGTTGCACTGAAAATATGGATGTCCTGACTGACAATGGCAATGCGGCTACGCCAGTCAGAGAGATTGAGCTGACGCAACGGGCAATCATCTACATAAATCTCTCCCTCCGTAACGTCATAAAAACGGCAGATCAGGCTAATCAGCGTAGATTTACCCGCACCTGAAGGACCTACTAGGGCAGTAGTTTTGGCTTGTGGAATTTGGATGGAAACGTTACGCAGCGCAGGTTTATCCAGGGGGTTGTAGCGAAAGGAAACAGATTCAAAATAAATGGCTTGCTTCAAACCTTTGAAGGGAGTCCGACCAGAGCGAATATACGGTTTATCGGAGCGATCTAGGAAGGACATGACATCCTCTACAGAAGGTATCAAAGCATTAAGACCAACTCGAGCACTATCTAACTGCTTTACTTTGGGTTGTAGACGATAGAGAATAAAGATAAAAGTTAGCAAGATCGGTAGGGTAGCTCGGTCTTGAAGAAGCGCGATGACTAGAATGCACAGCAGTAGAGCTGCAGAGAGAACTTCAGATAACGGCTCTATAGTCGCGTAGAGCTGATCGAGCTTCATAGAAGTAGTACGCACCTGCGCTGATGCTTGGTCAAAGCGCTTCTGCTCGTAAGATTCTTGACCAAAAGCCCGAATGAGTCTCATACCGTAAAACCCCTCAAGCATTCGGTTGGCAAGATTATCATTCGCTTGCACTGCCTGTTTCCCCAGTTGCTTTGCTTGGCGTGACACTTGCTGGATACTGAGCGAAATTAGTATCAGGGCTACTGCAACCAACAACGTTAGCTGCCAAGAGACAAGCAGCAGCAGCATGACAAAAACAAAAATTGTACAGGTACTGATAATGAGGTCAACCAAGACCGACAGGGCATCACAGGCTCGCCAGGTTTCGGTAGCCAGGGTGTTCAATAGTTTACCTGATCGGTTAGAGTCTAAAAAGCTGTAGCTTACGTTCAGTAGTTGCTTAAAAACACTCGAGCGTAATCGATAACTAATATGTGAATATAGCCAAGAAAAGAGAATTGCGTTGCTGTAGGAAAGGCAATTCTTCAGCAGAACACTACCGAATATGCATAAGGGAATAATTAAAAGACGATGATTGGACGGAACGTAAATAAATAATTGGTTAAGAATCCCTAATAATAAATTGCTGCTGACTGATTGAGAAGTTGTTTGCTCCAAACTTTGAAGAAAAGGGATGAATAAACTAATTCCCAATCCTTCCGAAAGAGAAGATAATAACCCTAAGATGATGATTAATGGAATCACCCAAGGATAAGGCTTAAGCAGCGGTAGTAGTGTTCTGATTGCCTGTGCTTCTTTCATTGAGCTTAACCTTCCGGAGATGGAAAGGAATTATCTGTCTCGATACGAATGGAGTTAAGACAAAGATGCTTGCCCTCAGCAATCACTTGAGTCTCCTTAGCTGTTAGGTCAATCGTGGAAACTGTTAAGATGAAGTACAAGCTTTATAGAACTGTTGCCGAGCAGCACAGCTTGCTCAGCTCGATGGGGGCTACACCTGTTTTGACTAATTGGCTCTTGTAAAATGCTTTAGTTCAGCCTTCATAACTGTTTTGTAGCTATATTCCTTTATCTCACCTTCACCTACTTCTTTAAAGTATGCAAGTGACCTGTTTGCGATCGCGTATAGGAACAGGTATGACTTAATTTACTTAATGTATAAGTTATATAAGTTAAATCTATGTATTTTCTGATATGGGTGTTTTGGGCAGCGGCAGTAATGACAACATACTCTGCCAAAAATATGATCCAACTCATTATGAGTTCTAGGTAAACTTGCTACTCAGCAGAAGTACAAAAGTTCTGACCAATAACTGTTTGTTCTACCAAGTAAGCGGCATCATGCAGTCGAAAAGAGATCGGCAAAACCAGTTAGATTGAGCAATTCAACAACACGTTGAGACAATGTGTATCTCAATTATTCCAAAAACCTTCGCCTTTCCTAAATCGTAGGAAAATTACATTGATGAAATTTGATGCTTTGTACCCTACTATAAGGCATCAATACTTGTTTAGCACTGCTCACAGACAGGTCATAGCAACACAACCGTAAAATCATTCGGCAGCTAAAATTCACCTATGCAGAATTTACTGAATTATACTGAAGTCTTTCAAGTAATAACAAAAATACAATTTATTTAAAATTTCACAAAAACTTGTTTTTGTGAACCTATCGTAGTTATCTTAAGGCAGTCTCAGAAATTATGTACATTATTCGTTGGACAGGAATAAAGAACCTTTTACTGCCTAGCAAAACTGCACTTGTTCTGAGTATAACAGTTGGTATTGGTGTTGGGAATCATTCAACAATAGCTGCTAACAAAACCAATAACCCTAACCGCAATACTAGTACTAGGGACACTACCCTTGCTAATAAGCTACCCCCTACACGTGACAAGTGGCTATGGCCTTTTGCGTCCACATCTCCTTGGAATATGCCTATTGGCTCAAATGTACGCTACGTGCCAGCGAACATTCAAAAGGCAGAATGGGTGTTGGCAGATGTGGAATACTTGTATAAGCTTAAAGCTAACAATCCCATACGGTCAGTCTATGTCCCTGGTGCCTGGGGACCCGGACGCTGCACAGGAACTTTAGCCCAGGGAACGCTACCACTGCCTGATAATCTAATTGTTCCAGATGCTACCAAATACAGTACGCCTAACAATCCAGCAGCTTTTCTCTTACCTGATGGGAAAACGCTTGTACAGCTCAACCCGTTTACACGTTGTACTGCGGGAGGAAATGTGTACGGATGGCGTACTGAGGACGTAAGTATCTACGGAGATGGGTTACGTGGAGGTCATGGAGGGTCTGGTCTCTCAAGTATCGGTGGTTCGATTCGTCTGGGTGAACTCACTGGTACTAGACCTATTCGTCATGCATTGAAAATAAACCTTTGGGCAAATAAATACTTACACTATTCCTCATCTAATCCAGGATATCGCTGGCCAGCGGATCGTGCTGATAGCTACGCAGCCCAACAATACAAAGGTACTAATCCTAAACTTGTAATGGGCACACTACTAGCGATTCCACCAAATGTGACAAAAGCGAGCCTCGGTCTTCAGACACCAGCTGGGCGAAAACTCTTCCACGCACTCCAAAACTATGGAGCTTACGTTGTTGACGATTCAGCTGGGGACGCACACTACTTATCGGTGGAAAAGGGAGTTTTAGAGGAGTTTCGTGCGACTTACGGCTATGACTTTTGTGGCACAAGCGGTACTTTTTACAACGACTTTATGAAGATATTCAAAGCGCTTCATATCGTAGATAACAATGAGCCAAACAATGTCGGCGGTGGGGGTACGCCACGAGTTCGTATGGCACCACCAATCGGAAATTGAGGCGCAAAAGTTAGGAACACGTTAGATGTGTTAAGCATTGCTCAACTGTATATTTACGTATAAACTTAGTTGAGCTTGTCTAAAACTATAATACGAGTCGCTGCCTTAAGAAATACGCCACGTCTGATATGAACATTTTTGCCTGAAAAACGATAGAACCTTTAAAAGTCATTTTGTGCTTGAACACAAGTTTTCTTTTGGACATTTGTACAGCAAAATAACCGTTTGAGTTCTTACATTCAGGGCTATTTATATCAGGAAACTTACTTTGCCAATCTCTCCACCATAGTTTAAGAGCATATGGAGGTTTTTCCCGAAAAATCTTTTTTAGATTTGGATTATTTGACAGCATCCTCGTTCTATTACGACGAGCCAATGAATGAGCTTGACCTTTCAACTCACTATACAAGTGAGGCGCAAGTTTCCATCTATTTTTAAATTCAATATCAGATTCAAATAATTTTCTAAATAACCCGTCAAGCCAAAAATAACTATCAGCTTCGGTTCTATTTTTCCAGTATTCATCACATGCACTTTTCCATTTATTTATCATTAAAGAATCTTTTTCAGATGTAATTAACCAAATAGTTGAGCCGTTTTTGCAACTCATTCCGGCACCATGGCCGTGATACATCCATAAGCCAGCAGGTTTTACGGCTTCTTCTACCCATGTATTTAATGGCTGCATACATAGCATAGTGGCATCAGCCCAAACACCACCATAATTTTTTAATAAGCTTAACCGAATAATATCAGCTTTATGTTGAGGACTTATTTTTTTATTTTTATCATATATATAGTCTATATCGTTAACATACTTATGAAGTTTGTCTAATGTAACATATTCAATATTCCATTCCGGATTATTTATTTCCCATGATTCTGCAACTTGTTCAACTAACCAAGGCACACTATTCCAACCTTGTAACCAAAGTAACCATATTGTTTTGTTTAACATATTACAAAAATCTGGAACTATACTTTTTAAATTGTAAATTGTCAAAATTGTAAGTAGTCTAATGCTTTAAAGATGTTTGAACTGCCAAATAACTAAATAGCAGAGTTAGCATCTGACAAATTAGTACTGTTATCGCTACCGACACTACTCCCCATCTTACAGCTAGCAACAATGCCGAGGCGAAAATTATGGTGTAAATTACATTCCACTGCAATGTAAGTTTAATCTTTCCTATTGCATTTAGTAGTTGGTAAGTTGCCAAAGTAAATGCTAGAGGAATTGCTGATAAACAGATAATTATTAAAATTGGAATAGCTGAGTTCCATTTTGAGCCGAATACAATTGGTACATACAGTGGCGCTAGGCTAGACTGCAGTAGCACTAAGGGCGCGATAATTATTACCGTGGTTTTAAGGCTACTAAAATAGCGTTCTCTAAGCTGCTTAACATTCTCTCGCACCTCACACAAGTAAGGAAACAAGGCTGAAATCATAGCATTAATGATATTTTGACTTATGCCTAATCCAGCACTGAAGGCAAAAAAGTATACACCAAGAGCTTCAACACTTAAAAAACGCCCAACGATTAGGTAGTCTAAGTTTAGTCTAATTTTATCAAGCAATTCAATGCCCAGCATACTGCTACCAAAGCTGGTAATATCTTGCCATTGCTGAAGCGTAAAAGCTTTTGGAGGTCGCCAAGAATGATTGCGATAAGTGATGAAAATCCACACTGGTGTAGATAAAATCATTGCCCAAACAATTGCCCATACTCCAAAACCTAACAAAGCAAGGCATATGATAATGAGATTACTAATAATTGATTGAGTAGCAGCACATAATGCAATAATTTTGAGTCGATTTTCCCGTTGAACCAGGGCTGATTGCACCATAAATACAGGAAACATCAAATACATCAAGCTGAGAACACAAATGGGAAAAATGAGTTCGCGTTCTTCATAAAATAATGCAATCGGATAAGCTAGAATACACTGAATTATAACCAGTGCTATGCAAAGCAGCCAATTTAGCCAATAGGCAGTTTGGCATACTAATTCTAGTTGTCGTTCCTCAGCTTGGATAATCTTAGCACCAATTCCAGCTCTAAGGCTAAAGACATCTGCAAAGCCGTGAACAGTGTAAATAATAGCTACTAGCCCATAATCATGAGGGGCGAACAAGCGAGCAAGTGTAACTGTTGTACTGAGACGAAATATGCGATTTACCAATTCAGCTATTCCAAGCCAACCGATGTTACGTGTGAACTGGCTTGTAAATCGATGTTTTAATTTAAGAAATATCATTCTAGACTTATTAGTCAAATAAACTTTTAGCAAGATGAATCTGATAGTTCTAGCGGATTAAGAAAGGTCGACTAATATCTAAGATAGATTGGCGTAGAGAATACAGATGTTCTAGCAATTTTTGATATCTGTATGAACCAAGCAATTGCAGCAGTTTAATTGATAAATCTAGGCGAAGATATTCACCAGCATATTGTTGTTGAGAGACATAGGCAACAGCTTGCTTTTGAAAGTAAAGTGCCTGCTGGTAATCTCCATTTTTAGTTGCTAACCAACTTAAATAAAAATACAAAGAATTATAAGCTTGTTTTTTTAGGTAGAGCAAATCTTTTGGAACAGATTGAAAAGCTTTTTCAATTACTTTACAGGAAGATTTCCACATCAATAGATGAGATTTCGACAAACTGTTGGAGTTTGATCTATAGCGAACTAGTGGTTCTTTAATAACAGCAAAAGGATAATTTGCAGCAATTTTCAACCACATGTCCCAATCTTCCGCAGGAGACAACTCAGAATCGAATAAACCAACTGTCTTAAAACAAGACTTACGGATTAAAGGTGTACTGCCGCAGCCAATAAAATTAAATTTAATTAGCTGCTGCCAAACCTCTCCTTCTGCATGAGAGGTAACAAGACGACCAGTTGATTTTCCGTCTTGATTTGCCAATGCTGTCCAAGTATAAACCAAGCCTATTTCAAACCGCTCTTCTAAACAGCAAACCTGTGTTTCTAATTTAGTTGGCTCCCAGAGATCGTCAGCATCTAAGAAAGCAAGATACTCTCCTTGCGCGTGGGTAATTCCTGTATTACGAGCAGATGCTACACCCTGATTAACTTGGTTGATTAATTTCAAGCGAGGATCGGCTAGGGAAGAAACATATTTTTCTGTTTCATCTAAACTGCCATCATTAACAACAATAATTTCAAAATCTTGAAAAGTTTGTTTGAAAACACTTGCCAGAGTGGTTTGCAAATATGGCATTGCATTGTAAGCAGGAATAATTATGGTAACTTTTGACATCTTTCAAGTTTTCATTGTTAATTTTTCTGAAAAAACCAATATTTTAATATTTTTAAATAAATACTCCTTTACAACCAAAAATATGCAATTGACTCTGTAAAAAACTCTTTGATTAACCTATAACAGCGCAGGATAGCAATTATTAGCTTTGAATTGCTATCTAATTAAAGTAATTTATCCTTTAAAAATTAATTTTACTTGGTAGTTTTTTGTAACTTTGTCAACGGTTTCATAGTTTTAGAATTATTTAGCTTAATGATAGATATCGGCGGAGCGAGTAGAATAGCGATCGCGTTTTTTCGTAATTATTGGGTTTGATTGATCGCATTAAAGTGATCGCCAAGCTTAGACGAATATATTCTTTAGAGAAGCGTAACCGAGGATAGTGGGCAATAGCTGCGGCGCGAAATTGAATTGCTAGTTCATAATCGTGCTCGCTACTTTGTAAAGCTTTCCAAGCTGAACAGAGATTTATATAACCATAGCTGCGTTTTTTTAAATACAGTAGCTCTGGCGGTGCTGACTGGAATGCTTTCTCAATCACTATACGAAAAGCTTGCTCCATCACTTGCCAGTTTTTAGACATATTACTGGGATGCTGTCGATATTGCACCAACGGTTCTTTTACAACAGCAAAGGGATAACGAGAAGCAATGCGAATCCACATATCCCAATCTTCAGCAGAGCGTAAATTTCTGTCAAATACTCCGACAGTTTCAAAACAGCAGCGATGAACCATAGCCGCACTTCCGCATCCAACTACATTTTCCTCAATCAGCTTTTTCCATGTATCACCCTCAGCACAATATGCAAATACTCTTCCTATAGATTCACCCGTGCGATCAACCAAGGTCGACCAAGTATAAACCAGGCCTAGTGTTGGATTCTCTTCCAGCGAATGTACTTGTTTTTCTAACTTGGTTGGCTCCCAAAGATCGTCAGCATCTAGAAATGCTATATATTCTCCTTGAGCATGAGTAATACCTGTATTACGGGCTCCAGATAAACCTTGGTTTACTTGCGAAATCAGTTTTATTCGCGGATCTACTAGTTGAGAAACCCACTGTGCAGTATAGTCTGAACTACCATCGTTAACAATAAGTACTTCAAAATCAGTAAAAGTCTGCTGCAAAACACTCTCCACAGTTTCAGGGAGATAAGGCATGGCATTAAAGGCTGGAATAATAACAGAAACTTTAGGCATACTGCCAAAACTCAAGTATATAAATAGGCAACGACAAAGAAATTAAATTTTTCCGACTACCCAAGAGCTTTTACATGTTAATTTCCTTATGGATATTTCAGGGATTTTTACTTTATTTCTTTGCTACGAGTATTACTCCTAATAAAGCTTTAACTAGCAGTGTATCAGCTAGTTTTTTTCTTAACGAAGACGGCATGACACAAAGAAACTCTTCTAAACCTTTAATCAAAAACAATGGAAATCTCAGATAAATTCCTTTACCACCAATGTAAGCCGTCATTTTTGAAAATCCAACTGAAGCAAAGAGGCTAGATAAATCAGTGTGAGTATACTCCTTTAAATGAAATCCTGTGGCGACTTCATCAAAGTACTTAGAAACATCATGTGGCCCAGTCAGGCGATTTGGTGTAATACAAATATAAACACCACCTGGAGCAAGCAATTTATAAATACTACGAAGTTGGTCAAAGGCATCTTCAGGATGTAAATGTTCCATCAGCTGATTACTATAAGCAACAGTTACCGTATTTGCAGTTACAGGAATAGTGCAGCCATCATAAATTATTAGCTCGAAGTTTTGGGGAAGAATTGAGTTTTTAGTGATTTCTTGAGATACATCAACTGCATAAACTTTTTTTACCCGCTTAGCTACTTCAAGTGATAACATACAATCTCCAGGTCCCACTTCTAAGAAAGTGGAATCATCGCGCAAATATTTAACTATCAATCGCATCTTTCGATCTACTTCTTTAGCAGAAGCTTTACAATCAGCCTTGCGAATTAGTTGGGGATGATGCGGAACTTGCTTAAACAACTGGTCATAAAGGACAGTATATAAGTGTTGTCTATCCTCTCTATTAGAATTTAGCAATTTACTTGCTAACTCTTTCTCTATTTCGTAGTGTTTTTTAACTTGTTCAAATGTTCTACTTTCATCTTTCTGCATTCTGACGGACATAAAATCTCCTTTTTTTCTTTTAACGAGTCGTTAAACGTGAAACACTTGCGCTCGGCATAGAACGAGCTGATGAGGACTGCAGCTTGTTCCAGTTCCAGCCTGCAACTGCAAACAAGGTCCACCAATAGAAGTAAAGAGTAGTGTGACTCCAAACATTGTCAGTACACATTCCTATAAGGGTAGCCAGAAAAACAGCCAACAAAATCAAACACAGGTAGTGCTGAGCGCTTCCACGATTTGTGGACTGGAGTAACTGAACAAGACGCGTAACTTGAGCGCCGAGAAAGACGATAAAAGCTACTAAACCGACAATTCCCTCTTCTACCAAAGCCCGGATGTAATCGTTGTGAGGATAATTATTAAAGATACTTATATAAGAACTTGTTGCCAAACCGTAACCAAAAATTGGATGCTGTTGCCAGGACTTAAGCAGAAAAGTCCATTGGGCAATTCGCCAGTTAAAACTATTGTTGTCTCTTTGTGCTAGAAGAATTGCCCGTGATACGTCAATATCTGGATTAAGTAACGGTGTGTTAGCGATTGAACTGAGGCGTTCTCGCCCAAACTCTGAACTAGCGAACAACCCGATAACTAATGCAAACAAAATTAACCCACCAACTAAGTTGAGCAAGTTCATTCGGGGAACCAGCAACACTAACATAAATGTGGCAAGCATTAATAAGCTAATTAATGTCTTAGTGCTTACTAAGAAAAAAGCAATTAAACCTAGTAAAAGAAACCAGAACCAGTGGCGATTAGCTTGATTTAGTTTCCAGTAGGTTAAGCCAACGAATAGCAGCAGGAATGTAGCAAAGCTGTTTGGGTGACCGAGAGTCCCGTTGAGGCGAGAGCCTGCTTCAAAGGGAAGTGAAGCAGTTGCGTCTCCTCCATACACCAGTATGGAAGGAAGAAGCTTAGGTGGTACTATCATTTGGACTAACGCTACTGTAAGCGGTAAGACAAGACCGAAGAATAGCGCCAAGATAATTTTTTCAGGATGAACTCGATCCTTAAGCTGCATCACTAGTAAGTACACTATTAACCAGGAAAACAGGCGAACCCACTCCCGCAGGCTATCGGGCAAAAGTGAGCTATCCATTCCTAGTCCACCCAAAGGCAGGAGGATAAGCCATAAGCCCTGTAGCGCTACCCAGCCAGCGAAGAACCACCAAAAGCGATCAGTATGCACAGTCCGGTGCGTTAGCAACTGTACAGTCACATAGAGCAAAGTTAAGGCATCAACTCCAATGGCAAATGCCGCTGGTATCTGCTGAGCAGAGAAAACATCAAGAGAACTGCGTAGAATCAGCAAACCCAATACTGCTCGCTCGAAGTCTGCAAAAAAGTAGACAACCGCTACTACTGCACCTATAGCTAAGCCCAAGTAAAGCGGTTGAGCGCCTGCGAGAAATCCTGCAACTATACCTACTACCACACCTCCGATACTGACCCAGAACGCCAAACGTGAGGCAGGCAGCTTGGGTTTACTGATCAACATTTTTTAATACTCTTCGCTCGTCATTTTGGTGTTCTAGGGGCTGATAATCCTTGACCGGATAGCGGTAGTATTTTTCTGTCTGTGAATTCATCCCATTTACAGTAATTCCTAAAATAGGTACTTGGTTATCGCTTAAGTCGGAAACTGCTTGCACCAGCGTGTTTTTTTGTGTGAAATTTGGGCGTGTAACCAGGAGTAAACCATCGCTGTTGTGACTTAAAGCGATCGCGTCAACAGAACTTGTAACTGGCGGAGTATCTATAATAACTAAGTCATATTGGGCAGCAGCTTCAGCCAGCAAAGTCCGCATTCGGGCTGAATCTGAAAACCGTGAGGGATAAGCGTGTGGTTTACCACAACCTAATACCCAGAGATTGTTGATGCTTGTCTGTTGTACTGCTTTAGCAAGGGTAGCACGACCATCGATCGCATCTATCAGCCCTGGTCGAGCAGCTAAGTTAAATAGTTTTTGTTGTGTAGGGCAGTGCAAGTCTGTATCAATAATTAATGTTCGACGAGATGACATTGCTGCTACGGCGGCTAGGTGTGAAGCAACTACAGACTTTCCCTCTCCAGACTGGGTGCTACTGACAACGACTACTTGTAGGTGTTTATTGCTGCGAAATTGTATTGTCCAGAGGAGTTTCCGATAAGGCTCAACTAAGCCCGAATTATTCAGAAATTTGGAGTTCTCCACATTCAGCGAAGAGTCGGGTAGTACGGGCAACATCCCAATCACGGGTAGCTTTACCAGCTTGCCAACTTCAGTAGCATTATGTAGCGTGCCATCTAGAAAATCTAGCAGCAGTACAACGCCAACTGCCAGAAACAGACCAGCCACGCCAGCTATTATCAGCACAACTGGTTTATTAGGCCAATTAGGGTTTATGGGTGGTGAAGCCGTGTCGA
This genomic interval carries:
- a CDS encoding glycosyltransferase: MNSKPLVSAIVIFLNAEKFIQEAIESIFAQTYDHWELLLVDDGSSDSSTAIARCYATKHPEKVRYLEHDGHQNHGMSATRNLGIRNAKGKYIAFLDADDVWLPHKLEQQVAILESQPEAAMVYGSTQYWYSWTEKPEDIQRDSVPDLGVQVNTLFKPPTLLTACYPLGKASAPCPSDLLLRREMVERIGGFEEDFRGMYQMYEDQAFLTKVYLKESVFVASECWDRYRLHPDSCSSMVTKAGQYHSVRLVFLNWLAKYLSEQGVKDNKIWQALRKALWPYRHPRLYRLLELAQHFVKHMKEVTEADKAAQMKELLKSIGRRTLSVQVRRWLRVQQQSHEYCPPVGWVRFGNLRRVTPISREFGFDRGLPVDRYYIENFLARYANDIRGRVLEIGDNSYTRKFGGDRVTKSDVLHVAETNSEATIFADLTCAEHIPSDTFDCFILTQTLHLIYDVRAALKTLYRILKPGGVVLATFPGISQISNDEWGDSWYWSFTSLSAQRLFEEVFSSANVKVETHGNVLAATAFLQGLATEELRQEELDYRDRSYEVIITVRAMKPEVA
- a CDS encoding glycosyltransferase family 2 protein, which gives rise to MPYTITEIEVTQPLPTLCVPESDTGIALILRRKDRPIGFLMKALPAKSAIAPKELAQLISREVGTKLLQESIREELVPPATATPLPSLTVAICTKDRPENLARCLKSLLNLQKPGSGASYCFEILVVDNAPADERTKELVASLPSMHYVREPKPGLNFARNRALQEATGEILAFLDDDVTVDRRWLAGLMEAWVENPDAAAFTGQVLPYELTTKAQILSEQSGGFRNGFEKIRYGQTLPGYYMYPCGAGAFGVGCNMAFRREILQNLGGFDEALDTGTPLPGGGDLDIFYRVIRADYPLVYEPQYLVFHQHRQEYQKLRCQYYRSWGMGFMAFAVKSYQSDPPQRFKWRRLVGWWFKDQLRRLLKSLIGRYILPPDIVLAELWGGVVGLLGEYSRSLARIEQIRRQCS
- a CDS encoding ABC transporter ATP-binding protein yields the protein MKEAQAIRTLLPLLKPYPWVIPLIIILGLLSSLSEGLGISLFIPFLQSLEQTTSQSVSSNLLLGILNQLFIYVPSNHRLLIIPLCIFGSVLLKNCLSYSNAILFSWLYSHISYRLRSSVFKQLLNVSYSFLDSNRSGKLLNTLATETWRACDALSVLVDLIISTCTIFVFVMLLLLVSWQLTLLVAVALILISLSIQQVSRQAKQLGKQAVQANDNLANRMLEGFYGMRLIRAFGQESYEQKRFDQASAQVRTTSMKLDQLYATIEPLSEVLSAALLLCILVIALLQDRATLPILLTFIFILYRLQPKVKQLDSARVGLNALIPSVEDVMSFLDRSDKPYIRSGRTPFKGLKQAIYFESVSFRYNPLDKPALRNVSIQIPQAKTTALVGPSGAGKSTLISLICRFYDVTEGEIYVDDCPLRQLNLSDWRSRIAIVSQDIHIFSATVRENIAYGRLEATEDEIIAAARQAHAQEFISNLPQGYDTQVGDQGIRLSGGQRQRIALARAILRNPEILILDEATNALDSVSEHLIQKAINTFSQDRTVIAIAHRLSTIEQADQIVVLEEGRVVEQGSLQHLLKLNGLFAKLYQLQYRSALT
- a CDS encoding capsular polysaccharide synthesis protein, producing MTIYNLKSIVPDFCNMLNKTIWLLWLQGWNSVPWLVEQVAESWEINNPEWNIEYVTLDKLHKYVNDIDYIYDKNKKISPQHKADIIRLSLLKNYGGVWADATMLCMQPLNTWVEEAVKPAGLWMYHGHGAGMSCKNGSTIWLITSEKDSLMINKWKSACDEYWKNRTEADSYFWLDGLFRKLFESDIEFKNRWKLAPHLYSELKGQAHSLARRNRTRMLSNNPNLKKIFREKPPYALKLWWRDWQSKFPDINSPECKNSNGYFAVQMSKRKLVFKHKMTFKGSIVFQAKMFISDVAYFLRQRLVL